In the Deinococcus apachensis DSM 19763 genome, one interval contains:
- a CDS encoding TetR family transcriptional regulator C-terminal domain-containing protein: protein MARRVNPIQDRARRAALEKAAYLAIYERGYAGVTLADIAGYAGVSKGTLAYHFGSRTGLLAAVMRRFTRTITAATRRALRQATTPEAKLAAYVENQFYGVENTRRFYTVSLDFLAAATRDPELMAVQRDFLRGTLALDLELARLAGEAGAEERARLLRALVEGLSVRFLADPEPDLQAYRAECLRGLRAILGWGN from the coding sequence ATGGCTCGCCGCGTGAATCCCATCCAGGACCGGGCACGGCGCGCGGCGCTGGAGAAGGCGGCGTACCTGGCGATCTACGAGCGGGGCTACGCGGGTGTGACGCTGGCCGATATTGCCGGGTACGCGGGCGTCAGCAAGGGGACGCTCGCCTATCACTTCGGCAGCCGGACAGGCCTGCTCGCAGCGGTCATGCGCCGCTTCACCCGCACGATCACGGCGGCCACCCGCCGGGCGCTGCGGCAAGCGACCACCCCCGAGGCCAAGCTCGCCGCCTACGTCGAGAACCAGTTCTACGGGGTGGAGAACACCCGGCGCTTCTACACGGTGTCGCTGGACTTCCTGGCGGCGGCCACCCGTGACCCCGAACTGATGGCCGTGCAGCGCGACTTCCTGCGGGGGACGCTGGCCCTCGACCTCGAACTCGCCCGGCTGGCCGGGGAGGCGGGCGCCGAGGAGCGGGCACGGCTGCTGCGGGCGCTCGTCGAGGGCCTGAGCGTGCGCTTCCTGGCCGACCCCGAGCCGGACCTCCAAGCCTACCGGGCCGAGTGCCTGCGGGGACTCAGGGCGATTCTGGGGTGGGGGAATTAA
- a CDS encoding dihydrofolate reductase family protein, producing the protein MGSLSLVRQLLAAGLVDRLRLVVCPLALGQTGLEPIFQGLPDLGFDLLSTRILDERVLLLAYRPTGAPPYSA; encoded by the coding sequence GTGGGCAGCCTCTCGCTGGTTCGGCAACTGCTCGCGGCTGGTCTGGTGGACCGCCTCAGACTCGTTGTCTGCCCCCTGGCGCTCGGACAGACCGGCCTTGAGCCAATTTTCCAGGGGCTGCCGGACCTGGGTTTCGATCTGCTCTCGACCCGGATTCTGGATGAGCGCGTCCTGCTGCTGGCCTACCGGCCGACCGGGGCGCCGCCGTACAGCGCTTAA
- a CDS encoding helical backbone metal receptor translates to MRLVSLTSSNSDILAALGVSGWVVAADSHSDAPGLEGARRVGPDLNIDVSAVCEARPDLVLASLSVPGMERVVEGVRDAGLPTLVLDPVSVPDTLRDIREIGAAIGLPERGEDVAGRLEAELRGLRRVYPRPPRVLVEWWPRPIIAATRDSWVTDLLEGLGAVNALGKRPGRSSPLTLEEVRAAQPDLIVCSWCGVKKLRPEVIEARGLGVPVVCVPESGLGRPGPRLVEGARQIAAALVGLPLPE, encoded by the coding sequence ATGCGCCTCGTCTCGCTGACCTCCTCCAACTCCGACATCCTCGCGGCCCTGGGCGTTTCGGGCTGGGTCGTGGCCGCCGACAGCCACAGCGACGCGCCGGGGCTGGAGGGGGCGCGCCGCGTTGGCCCGGACCTGAACATTGACGTGTCGGCGGTGTGCGAGGCTCGGCCGGATCTCGTCCTCGCCAGCCTGAGCGTGCCGGGCATGGAGCGGGTGGTGGAGGGGGTGCGCGATGCGGGCCTGCCCACCCTCGTCCTCGACCCCGTGAGCGTGCCGGATACCCTGCGGGACATCCGCGAGATCGGGGCGGCCATCGGATTGCCGGAGCGGGGGGAGGACGTGGCCGGGCGGCTGGAGGCGGAACTGCGAGGGTTAAGGCGGGTTTACCCCCGCCCGCCCCGCGTCCTCGTGGAGTGGTGGCCCCGCCCGATCATCGCGGCGACGCGCGACTCCTGGGTGACGGACCTGCTGGAGGGGCTGGGCGCCGTGAATGCTCTGGGGAAACGGCCGGGCCGCAGTTCCCCCCTCACGCTGGAGGAGGTGCGCGCGGCGCAACCCGACCTGATCGTCTGCTCGTGGTGCGGCGTGAAAAAGCTCCGTCCCGAGGTCATCGAGGCGCGCGGCCTGGGCGTCCCGGTCGTCTGCGTGCCCGAGAGCGGCCTGGGCCGTCCCGGTCCCCGGCTGGTCGAGGGGGCGCGGCAGATCGCGGCGGCGCTGGTGGGCTTGCCCTTGCCGGAATGA
- a CDS encoding c-type cytochrome, with protein MKNTFAVTMTLLLALALGGSFAGYRIATTPNEAAEASKGGAESIGDPTTQDVKSESVPSAREAATQGSNDLSTAQGNVMEQDQAGGAKAGENGAVAADGGEDSGGAGADAGTTSNQNGGTTTDGGTKTTETGSGTESGGTGSTGGGSGDASGEQTGGTGTTGDQSSTDQTGGDQTTAPQNNSLRGEGQPNVPSPTVQGSEETQLGQTGASNTEKATAASGGLSDSKAAEVSSALSGDTAEGQKKFVATCSGCHGQNGEGGIGPALNAATGPGSWDIGQFEAAVRQGHAPDHELGPIMPRFTKEQLSDEDLTDIYAYLKTLRQ; from the coding sequence ATGAAGAACACGTTCGCCGTCACCATGACGCTGCTGCTGGCGCTCGCGCTGGGCGGCTCCTTTGCCGGATACCGGATTGCGACGACCCCAAACGAGGCCGCCGAAGCCAGCAAGGGCGGGGCGGAATCCATCGGTGACCCGACCACCCAGGACGTGAAGAGCGAGTCGGTGCCCTCGGCCCGCGAGGCCGCCACCCAGGGCAGCAACGACCTGTCGACCGCCCAGGGCAACGTGATGGAGCAGGACCAGGCGGGCGGCGCCAAGGCGGGCGAGAACGGGGCGGTGGCCGCTGACGGTGGCGAGGACTCCGGGGGCGCGGGAGCCGATGCGGGCACCACCAGCAACCAGAATGGCGGCACCACGACCGACGGCGGGACTAAGACGACGGAGACGGGCAGCGGTACCGAGAGCGGCGGCACCGGCAGCACCGGGGGCGGCTCGGGCGACGCCAGCGGCGAGCAGACCGGCGGGACCGGGACCACGGGGGACCAGAGCAGCACGGATCAGACTGGCGGGGATCAGACCACTGCTCCGCAGAACAACAGCCTGAGGGGTGAGGGGCAGCCGAACGTGCCCTCGCCAACCGTCCAGGGTAGCGAGGAGACCCAGCTCGGCCAGACCGGCGCCTCCAACACCGAAAAGGCGACGGCGGCCAGTGGGGGCCTGAGCGACTCCAAGGCGGCCGAGGTCTCCAGCGCGCTCAGCGGCGACACGGCCGAGGGGCAGAAGAAGTTCGTGGCGACCTGCAGTGGCTGCCACGGCCAGAACGGCGAAGGCGGCATCGGCCCGGCCCTGAACGCCGCCACAGGCCCCGGCTCCTGGGACATCGGGCAGTTCGAGGCCGCCGTCCGCCAGGGCCACGCGCCCGACCACGAACTCGGCCCCATCATGCCCCGCTTCACCAAGGAGCAGCTCAGCGACGAGGACCTGACCGACATCTATGCCTACCTCAAAACGCTGCGCCAGTAA
- a CDS encoding group III truncated hemoglobin, protein MTPSPLLTTSPLTAFGVGVVEATPDELFTAAGLLVPHDGGPVADIRDRPDRWALLTLLSGAVRRSVPVLAWGTGAAMAGRALGARVRVGGGPDPALEWSELPRGAVTEEWEGEVPLLWRAGNVTAWAGVTLPEALREAFLAGLASTGPRTPGTPLEMVGGEAALRPLLADFYARARADDLLGPLFAAHVTDWDAHLDRVTAFWVTMLGGGAAWRGNLNSVHAGLGIRGPHLARWLALFRAAAQAHLSPQAAALLTTRAEAMGARLGQGKRGNGPHVRRVP, encoded by the coding sequence GTGACGCCCAGCCCCCTGCTGACGACCTCTCCCCTGACGGCGTTCGGGGTGGGGGTGGTGGAGGCGACCCCAGACGAGCTGTTCACCGCGGCGGGCCTGCTCGTGCCGCACGATGGCGGGCCGGTCGCAGATATCCGGGACAGACCTGACCGCTGGGCACTCCTAACCCTGCTGTCGGGCGCGGTGCGGCGGAGCGTGCCCGTGCTGGCCTGGGGAACAGGGGCGGCGATGGCGGGCCGGGCCCTGGGCGCGCGGGTCAGGGTGGGGGGTGGACCGGACCCCGCCCTGGAGTGGTCAGAGCTGCCTCGCGGCGCGGTTACCGAGGAGTGGGAGGGGGAAGTGCCTCTGCTGTGGCGCGCGGGCAACGTGACGGCCTGGGCGGGCGTGACCCTGCCGGAGGCGTTGAGAGAGGCCTTCCTGGCGGGCCTGGCCTCCACCGGACCCCGCACCCCCGGAACTCCCCTGGAGATGGTGGGCGGCGAGGCGGCGCTGCGCCCCCTGCTGGCCGACTTCTATGCGCGGGCACGGGCGGACGACCTGCTCGGCCCGCTCTTCGCCGCGCACGTCACCGATTGGGACGCCCACCTGGACCGGGTGACCGCCTTCTGGGTCACGATGCTGGGGGGTGGGGCAGCCTGGCGGGGCAACCTCAATAGCGTTCACGCGGGGCTGGGCATCCGTGGTCCGCACCTTGCACGTTGGCTGGCGCTGTTCCGGGCGGCGGCGCAGGCCCACCTCTCCCCGCAGGCCGCCGCGCTGCTCACCACCCGGGCGGAGGCGATGGGGGCGCGGCTGGGTCAAGGAAAACGGGGGAACGGTCCTCACGTCAGGCGCGTACCGTAA